One Candidatus Planktophila limnetica DNA segment encodes these proteins:
- a CDS encoding ATP-dependent DNA helicase: protein MISPLEIAAALRSVDSKVSDPTPEQIAIISAPLEPAVVIAGAGSGKTETMSARVLWLVANKIVRPDEILGLTFTRKAAGELSIRVRKRLRQLKEAGLLDKDLALDTAITTYHSYAGRILSEHAIRLGIDATSDPLGDAALWQIASDVVRNWPDENFTNESAVSTVIDDVIGLAKLVLEHQVSFESIRAEDEKTLAEMQRIGGTSNEEVRKVVRIAQQRIAILPMVEEFLKRRRDDGQLSFDDQMSIAADIAERFPEACELERAKYKVVLLDEYQDTSQSQVRMLSALFGQGHPVMAVGDPCQAIYTWRGASAGTIGTFAKYFPKSAGHSGAELFNLSITFRNDKKILEIANSISDQIRSTSSVRVDPLRPRDSAGDGEIAYGVFETLDGEAQGIAEYFHKHWFAPERIAIEEDKRTSFAVLVRKRSQISMIESALRARSIPVEVIGVGGLIYVAEVADVLSLMKVVTDPEAGTALMRHLTGPRLALGAKDIAALGAYSRKRAKLGHEDSHSFIAKIAAGNPDSAEADDLFIGSLIDALDEIEQCDKESRALFSEVGFTRLSRFATDLRRLRSRAGGSIIDLITEIENYLNLDLEVSLRDGTRNGRRHLERFLDEASKFSRSGGSISAFIEWLDVTSKKEGGLKSGAPEVRSDVVQLLTIHTAKGAEWDFVAIPGLAEGTFPSTYTNDPDNWITNERQIPFALRGDGDELPVFSLAQCTKDSEAGKVITAYAKSCAAIKKQEEIRLGYVAVTRARTHLLCTTSWWREGSRSVDPSELFAHVTEVADKRGGELLSEASAPEDGVRNPIEVNPDSAYWPRDPLGDRREAFDAGVALVKKSQAHALTLSGDETLDSWVHDAQALIAEVKNRASSSIEVALPSRISTSTLVALHEDPAALALAIRRPIPRSQDPYSRRGTQFHAWVEKQFGAMTLFDDSYLDYFDPIEEDGKLEDLKKSWLASEYAQRKPAAIEVPFESVIAGVLVRGRIDAVYETPDGFEVVDWKTGSKQFGASAAIQLAMYRLAWARLKSIDVSQVSAAFHYVPTSVTDKRADLLDEAALVGLIQSLQ from the coding sequence ATGATTTCTCCACTAGAAATAGCCGCAGCTCTTCGAAGCGTTGACTCAAAAGTGTCTGACCCAACGCCTGAGCAAATCGCAATTATTAGTGCACCCCTTGAACCAGCAGTTGTCATCGCAGGTGCGGGTTCTGGAAAAACAGAAACAATGAGTGCGCGAGTGTTGTGGTTAGTTGCCAACAAAATTGTGCGCCCTGATGAAATTTTAGGATTAACTTTTACTCGTAAAGCTGCCGGTGAGTTATCAATACGTGTGCGAAAGCGCCTGCGCCAATTAAAAGAAGCTGGATTGCTAGATAAAGATTTAGCGTTGGATACAGCAATTACTACCTATCACTCATATGCGGGACGGATTCTGAGCGAGCACGCTATTCGCTTAGGCATTGATGCAACGAGTGATCCATTGGGCGATGCTGCGCTGTGGCAAATTGCATCCGATGTTGTCCGTAATTGGCCTGATGAAAACTTCACAAATGAGAGCGCAGTTAGCACAGTAATTGATGATGTTATTGGGCTTGCCAAACTAGTTTTGGAACACCAAGTTTCATTTGAATCAATTAGAGCTGAAGATGAAAAAACGTTGGCAGAGATGCAACGAATCGGTGGAACCAGCAATGAAGAAGTACGAAAAGTCGTTCGTATCGCACAACAACGAATTGCGATTTTGCCAATGGTGGAAGAGTTTCTTAAGCGCCGCCGTGATGACGGACAACTCTCTTTTGATGATCAGATGTCCATTGCAGCAGACATTGCAGAAAGATTTCCTGAAGCGTGCGAATTAGAAAGAGCAAAGTACAAAGTTGTATTACTCGATGAGTATCAAGATACATCTCAATCCCAGGTGCGCATGCTTTCGGCGCTCTTTGGACAGGGCCATCCTGTTATGGCAGTTGGAGATCCTTGCCAGGCTATTTACACGTGGCGCGGTGCATCAGCTGGAACTATTGGAACCTTCGCTAAGTATTTTCCAAAGAGCGCGGGCCACAGTGGCGCAGAGTTATTTAATCTTTCAATTACATTTAGAAATGATAAGAAGATTCTGGAAATTGCGAACTCAATTTCAGATCAGATTCGTTCTACTTCATCCGTACGTGTCGATCCACTTCGTCCGCGTGATAGCGCTGGTGATGGTGAAATCGCATACGGAGTCTTTGAAACACTCGACGGTGAAGCACAAGGCATTGCTGAGTATTTCCACAAGCACTGGTTTGCACCAGAGCGCATTGCCATTGAAGAAGATAAGCGAACATCCTTTGCAGTCTTAGTTCGTAAACGCTCACAAATTTCAATGATTGAGAGTGCACTTCGTGCGCGAAGTATTCCTGTGGAAGTTATCGGTGTTGGTGGGCTAATTTATGTAGCAGAAGTTGCAGATGTTTTATCACTTATGAAAGTTGTAACAGATCCAGAAGCTGGCACAGCGTTGATGCGTCATCTAACAGGCCCAAGGTTGGCACTCGGTGCAAAAGATATTGCAGCACTGGGTGCATATTCCAGAAAGCGCGCAAAACTTGGTCACGAAGATTCACACTCCTTTATTGCAAAAATCGCTGCAGGAAATCCTGATTCAGCCGAAGCAGATGATCTCTTTATTGGCTCTCTCATTGACGCGCTAGATGAGATCGAACAGTGCGATAAAGAGAGCCGTGCGTTATTTAGTGAAGTTGGATTTACTCGTCTATCTCGTTTTGCAACAGATCTTCGCAGGTTACGTTCGCGCGCAGGCGGCTCAATCATTGATTTGATTACTGAGATCGAAAACTATCTCAACCTTGATCTCGAAGTTTCATTGCGCGATGGCACTCGAAATGGTCGCCGTCACCTTGAGCGATTCTTAGATGAAGCCTCAAAGTTTTCTCGAAGCGGTGGCAGCATCTCAGCATTTATTGAGTGGCTAGATGTGACATCAAAGAAAGAAGGTGGACTCAAATCTGGCGCGCCTGAAGTGCGCAGCGATGTTGTTCAACTTCTCACCATTCACACTGCAAAGGGTGCCGAGTGGGATTTCGTTGCAATTCCAGGATTAGCAGAAGGAACATTTCCAAGTACTTATACAAATGATCCAGATAACTGGATTACAAATGAGCGACAAATACCATTTGCTCTTCGTGGAGATGGCGACGAACTGCCCGTATTTTCACTAGCACAGTGCACAAAAGATAGTGAAGCAGGCAAAGTTATTACTGCTTATGCAAAATCGTGCGCAGCAATTAAGAAACAAGAAGAGATACGCCTTGGTTATGTCGCTGTTACTCGTGCACGTACGCATTTACTCTGCACAACATCATGGTGGCGCGAAGGTTCTAGAAGTGTTGATCCCAGCGAATTATTCGCCCACGTCACAGAAGTTGCAGATAAACGTGGTGGAGAATTACTCAGCGAAGCGAGTGCACCAGAAGACGGAGTACGCAATCCGATAGAAGTAAATCCAGATAGCGCGTATTGGCCACGCGATCCATTGGGTGATCGTCGTGAAGCATTTGATGCCGGCGTGGCACTAGTAAAGAAATCACAGGCGCATGCACTAACTTTAAGTGGCGATGAAACTTTGGATTCGTGGGTCCATGATGCGCAAGCACTTATTGCAGAAGTAAAAAACCGTGCTTCATCAAGTATCGAAGTGGCGCTGCCATCGCGTATCTCAACATCCACACTTGTTGCATTACACGAAGATCCAGCAGCGCTGGCACTTGCTATCCGCAGGCCAATCCCGCGTTCACAAGATCCTTATTCACGTCGCGGAACACAATTTCATGCATGGGTTGAAAAACAATTTGGAGCGATGACTTTATTTGATGATTCGTACTTAGATTACTTCGATCCAATTGAAGAAGATGGAAAACTTGAAGATTTAAAGAAGTCATGGCTTGCCAGCGAATATGCACAGCGCAAACCAGCCGCGATAGAAGTTCCTTTTGAATCAGTCATAGCTGGCGTACTCGTGCGCGGTCGAATCGATGCTGTTTATGAAACACCAGATGGCTTTGAAGTTGTTGATTGGAAGACTGGCTCAAAACAATTTGGAGCATCGGCTGCAATTCAGTTGGCTATGTATCGCTTGGCATGGGCGCGATTAAAATCTATTGATGTCTCTCAAGTCAGTGCAGCATTTCATTATGTGCCAACATCTGTAACTGATAAGCGTGCAGATTTACTCGATGAAGCTGCGTTGGTAGGTCTTATTCAATCTCTACAGTAA
- a CDS encoding ATP-dependent helicase: MSKAKVTLVGNISVAPAITLSSQQSSVVTHRNSPIIALGAPGTGKTTVLIHSALARINDGQNPDSILLITFGRESASDLRDAIALQTSATMYEPLARTFHSLAFSILKMKSHIDDPDPILLSGPEQESFIRDLLEGDITDGYRQWPEDLHLALSTHGFARELRDLILRASERGVTPEKLEEYAKSYGEKYWQGAAEFWKRYNGAMFLREVSAGDSKLRIDPSELLSRAIRHLEINPDLLSELRNRFKTIMVDEFQETDPAQRRLLRLLAPQDLVLVGDAHSAIGRFRGADPDGMSTEIDYYLKQNGTQVILNQDFRSAQATHAVGLSVSSNFRLTGQTHQRSCVNEKTEGDVAIERLRSVSEEAQYIAYQFRRAHLVDGVPYSQMAVLVRSPGSLTSAVRRAFAQISIPVAGELEALATNASIAPFILLAEIAIKSKNLNTENVERLLLSECGGADAISLRRIRRALLANRGDDDKRTGNQLLIEAVDTGDISIEGAEPILRINLLLTKARVAARKADARGEDLLWAIWDNAQTSDGAKLSTAWQEIALRGGNRGAAADRDLDAMMQLFQSAQRFSERFPLSGAQAFIREISAEIIAGDVITAQGQRPDCVEILTVHAAKGRQWDLVAVAGLQEGSWPNLRQRSSLLGAERLVERERHGNLARIELDVIAAGALLEDERRLLHVATTRARHSLFVTCVSYEDDQPSQFFEEIAGAILNKSSEELEQYSLPRPITTPALVAELRSALSGERANGAASIIKALSDAGIHSADPQSWTGVAQLSTTEPIIDPSKAVPISPSSAENFTECGMKWFLEKSGGTDGDSIAQVLGSAIHAFAALMVQEEGITESILVEKLKSSWNLIDPQEGWVSKGSQDKAIAMISRFMKYHIKHERDVVGVELKFDVTVGKARIIGTVDRLEVDSAGNLFVIDFKTSKDPISYEKAKENLQLKSYQIAITEGGFKAHHASTTSSGAALVYLGHDVQKISSREQEPIDIQAARTQIEGIAQSMGAAQFVAATNKRCKECPVKSSCPIKAEGRTVIE, from the coding sequence GTGAGTAAAGCGAAAGTAACCCTGGTCGGCAATATTTCTGTTGCCCCTGCAATCACGCTTTCATCTCAACAAAGTTCTGTCGTTACACATCGCAACTCACCAATCATTGCGCTAGGTGCCCCCGGCACAGGAAAAACAACAGTGCTTATTCATTCAGCACTTGCGCGAATAAATGACGGACAAAATCCAGATTCAATTCTGCTTATTACCTTTGGCCGCGAAAGCGCATCAGATTTACGCGATGCAATTGCACTACAAACCAGTGCCACGATGTATGAACCACTTGCGCGCACATTTCACTCACTCGCATTTTCTATTCTTAAGATGAAGTCCCATATTGATGATCCGGATCCAATTTTGTTATCCGGGCCAGAACAAGAGAGCTTTATCCGCGATCTCTTAGAAGGTGACATTACGGATGGCTATCGACAGTGGCCAGAAGATTTACATCTAGCGTTATCAACACATGGCTTTGCTCGTGAATTACGAGATCTTATTTTGCGTGCATCAGAGCGCGGAGTAACACCAGAAAAACTAGAAGAGTATGCAAAGAGTTATGGTGAGAAATATTGGCAAGGCGCTGCAGAATTTTGGAAGAGATATAACGGGGCAATGTTCTTACGTGAAGTATCTGCTGGGGATTCAAAACTGCGCATTGATCCATCCGAACTTTTATCTCGTGCAATCAGACATCTAGAAATCAATCCAGATCTGCTCTCAGAACTTCGCAACAGATTTAAGACAATTATGGTCGATGAGTTTCAAGAAACAGATCCGGCACAAAGACGATTGTTACGCTTGCTTGCACCACAAGATCTAGTTCTTGTCGGAGATGCTCACAGTGCAATCGGTCGCTTCAGAGGCGCAGACCCTGATGGCATGAGTACTGAAATTGATTATTACCTTAAACAAAATGGCACACAAGTAATTTTGAATCAAGATTTTCGCAGTGCTCAAGCAACGCACGCAGTTGGTTTGAGTGTTTCATCAAATTTCAGACTTACGGGTCAGACCCATCAACGCTCATGCGTTAATGAAAAAACAGAAGGTGATGTTGCAATAGAGCGATTGCGATCTGTCTCTGAAGAAGCTCAATACATTGCTTATCAATTCCGTCGTGCTCACCTAGTCGATGGTGTGCCATATTCGCAGATGGCAGTACTTGTTCGATCTCCTGGTTCGCTGACAAGTGCGGTACGAAGAGCATTTGCACAAATTTCCATTCCAGTCGCAGGTGAACTCGAAGCGCTAGCAACTAATGCAAGTATTGCGCCATTTATTTTGCTCGCAGAAATTGCGATTAAATCCAAGAATCTCAATACAGAAAATGTTGAGCGCTTATTACTGAGCGAATGTGGTGGAGCCGATGCTATTTCACTTCGCCGAATTCGCAGAGCACTGTTGGCGAATCGTGGCGATGATGACAAGCGCACGGGCAATCAACTATTGATTGAAGCAGTCGATACTGGCGATATTTCTATTGAAGGCGCCGAACCAATTCTTCGAATCAATTTACTTCTAACTAAAGCGCGTGTGGCTGCTAGAAAAGCAGATGCACGTGGTGAAGATTTACTTTGGGCTATTTGGGATAACGCGCAAACAAGTGATGGTGCAAAACTTAGTACCGCGTGGCAAGAGATTGCATTGCGTGGTGGCAATCGTGGAGCGGCCGCAGATCGAGATCTCGATGCAATGATGCAACTCTTTCAAAGCGCACAACGTTTCTCAGAAAGATTTCCACTATCGGGCGCTCAAGCATTTATCCGCGAAATAAGCGCCGAAATTATTGCTGGCGATGTTATTACCGCCCAAGGTCAACGTCCTGATTGCGTTGAAATACTTACAGTCCATGCTGCAAAGGGTCGCCAATGGGATCTTGTTGCAGTTGCTGGTCTGCAAGAAGGTTCATGGCCAAATTTACGTCAACGCAGTTCGCTGCTCGGTGCTGAAAGACTTGTTGAACGCGAACGTCATGGAAATCTTGCACGCATTGAACTCGACGTTATTGCAGCGGGTGCACTCTTAGAAGATGAACGTCGCTTATTACATGTTGCAACCACACGCGCACGACACTCATTATTTGTTACATGTGTTTCATACGAAGATGATCAGCCATCGCAATTCTTTGAAGAAATTGCAGGAGCAATACTTAATAAATCCAGTGAAGAACTTGAGCAATACTCACTGCCACGTCCAATTACTACGCCCGCGCTAGTAGCTGAGTTACGTTCGGCTCTTTCCGGTGAGCGCGCTAATGGTGCCGCATCAATTATTAAGGCATTAAGTGATGCCGGAATTCATAGCGCAGATCCCCAGAGTTGGACGGGTGTTGCGCAATTAAGCACTACTGAACCAATTATTGATCCAAGCAAGGCTGTACCAATTTCACCTAGTAGCGCTGAAAACTTTACAGAGTGTGGAATGAAATGGTTCCTAGAAAAAAGCGGTGGAACCGATGGCGATAGCATCGCGCAAGTATTAGGTTCTGCGATTCACGCATTTGCTGCATTAATGGTCCAAGAAGAAGGAATCACCGAATCAATTCTTGTTGAAAAACTTAAGAGTTCCTGGAACCTGATTGACCCGCAAGAAGGATGGGTAAGCAAAGGGTCACAAGATAAAGCGATTGCAATGATTTCTCGTTTCATGAAATATCACATCAAGCATGAGCGAGATGTTGTGGGTGTAGAACTTAAATTTGATGTCACAGTTGGAAAAGCTCGAATTATTGGAACTGTTGACCGATTAGAAGTTGATTCCGCAGGCAATCTATTTGTTATTGATTTTAAGACGAGCAAAGATCCTATTTCCTATGAAAAAGCGAAAGAGAATCTTCAACTCAAGAGTTATCAAATTGCAATCACCGAAGGTGGATTTAAGGCACATCACGCAAGCACAACTTCTAGTGGAGCAGCGCTGGTGTATTTGGGACATGACGTGCAGAAAATCTCTTCACGCGAGCAAGAGCCAATAGATATTCAGGCAGCTCGGACTCAGATTGAAGGCATCGCGCAATCAATGGGAGCGGCGCAATTTGTTGCCGCAACTAATAAACGGTGCAAAGAGTGTCCTGTAAAGAGTTCGTGCCCAATTAAGGCAGAAGGGCGCACGGTGATCGAATGA